gattcggcaggcagcacgcggtaagggcggatctctcttcgcagcccgagacaacgcgcttctgaaaagtcgtgaacggctttctctaaagcatgtagttggttatcgactaggccatgtgccttagcactcaatttataatttttcttgctgcccgaaatagtttattttttgaaatagttttattgtctttacttattattcttcatggcgacagcaatcttccgcgtcgtgcatcacctggccatctccagggaccgacctgatctactccaccccgcagcttaggtaagttatttCGTCGACCCACACACACCTTTTCTTTTCCGGTTCtcgtgggcttaacttcgcccaacatcagccaactgttaaccaacctaatttgatgggaatactggttgcaggcggggatcaagaactaggatgagagattccgctccaaattcaactcccatgcagttcatgagttagttcaccgaaattcatcgcctcctgcaattggagaatttctcaagagtgccagctttcaacatatttttccctgagtggaaaaaaccataaaataatttataattctgaacaaccagtttcaggacacttttattcatttaacgagtaaatgtaattttttttataatttgtcttatgaagagcctgcgcgctcaatattcaatggcctgtaaagttaagaaaccaaattaccttaaattcagtcaaatataaccatggttacttattataatatctcgccccggggcgtcccatttggtttattgtttaacaatatttaatgtattaagtatagcaaataaggtcaacaattttcttggtattttgtttcggctgtaatgccatgggttatcttcagtggaataaggtttgtaaagtagaaataacagcaacaaaatcattaagtaaatgccaatgtaaaccaaaccagatattattttcttatccttgatcacgatccacataaccttaccaagttttaaggaggttaatcataaattttgttgtgcgtgcgctgtgcccctatgggtaatgtgtttagtactgtttctgcctggcgcttccacgtcaatctatatttgttctttagacgaaattTCATATTGAGCGCAGCGGCACGTTACAACCCCACAAGGATCattgtcaaaaaattggacaaacCATAAAAACTTGGAATTGATGTTATGTTACTGATCCCAACATGGcaataaaataaatgacaaaaGAAGTTGACAAAGAAGAGAATACAAATATTGAGTATAGTTGTTGGTTCTTGTTAGGTAATGGAATATGCCTAGTTAAATTCTCATGctagtaataaaacatatttttaaagctaAGACTATAACTCTAGATGCATGTGTATGGAGGTATCGTAACCATGACCATGGCTGGGCACAGCGTCTAGTTGAAGATGGTGTCTTGTGTGGACAGCTGGAAGGAGCAGTCTCACTTGCAGGCAGTGACTGACTGTTGCAGAGTGAAGACGAGGCAGATTGGAGTACTGCTCCAGCCATGACTGTGACAGGGCCCAGCATCAAGGTGAAGGAGGAAATGACATTTGAAGATGGCGTATTGATCGGACAGCTGGATGGAACTTTCTCACTTGCAGGTagtaactatgtttttttttttgccttaccCTAGTCGTTAATTATAGAGGATGTTTGCCCAGCATTAAGAATAACATATGACTATGTGTGTGAGGTGTGCTGTGTaggcaaaatattattacaatatacACTTTAACTTGAATATATAGACACTCACTACCTGACCTAGGAATTGAGGACATAGCTGCTCACCCAAGGCTGTTTGTAGTGgacgccaccacgtgagtgggcacgtggaccgtTATTCTTATTATATGATCCCGCGCCAAGGGTTATTTTTTAAGGAAGACACAAAACACTCATAATTTATAGAATCCCTCATCCGGGCTCAGaaccttaaatatatattaatacttaaataataattgttgttatTGGTTTCTGGTGACGTCGCACTGCTGCTAAGCGCATGTCTACATACGTCGGCGTACGAATGCCGGGAAGGAGGGAACTGGACAGTGGAGTGGGACCAGGCTTAGGGgggaagccccggctgacgtcagaaTATAGACACTCACCGCCTGCACTTCAGTGGACCGTAATGTAAACATGGGTACTTATTAcaggctgtctgaaataaaatcataaaatgttAGTTtggtttgttattaattttttatgattaatggctattttgaatgttttgttaagtaAAGTAGAAGCAGAAAAAGTAACAAGGCTTAAGTCtggttctccaaaaaaaaaaattcatattgaaAATGGCCAGTGGAAAATTGGTTTCTTTATTAGtagtttatataattttgctGTTTACAAACATGGCATGTTATTTCCATTTTTTGCATGACAAAACTATTTGggatatttttataatgtttataggTAATTTCTGTCTGATATCTGTGATAGTTTGACCGATACTAACCTGGTAAGATAATTCACATACTGTTTAACTTGGCTGGTATATGCTTCAGACATCTGGTGGGGGTTGGTTCAAGGAGCTGGACAAATGGAAGATCCCCGACCAGGATAGCCACTGCGCACTTAACAACAGGCGGTGATAAAAGCTAAACTGATGgcaacaaaatttacaaattattaataaataaatttagttatGAAGTTAGGATGCTGGTTCCACTTACCTCATAATGCAGGGGTATCCAGAGGTTAGTGCATTGTAGAGCGAGAAAACTATAACTAGATAAAATCTACTAGAAAACTATGTTACCATAGGAAAAAGCAAAAAATTGAAAAGTGACTAAATCTGTAGTAACAGTACAGTAATTACATAGTTGTTTCTATTTGAAGTTGCTCGTACGAATTATCTGAAGCAGATATGTTGGACTCTACTTGGATGAAGTAACACAGAGACTACCTCAATGGGACTAGAACATACAATtgtatgttatctttaaaagatttgtgcaatgggagtgcatgacttgatgtaagtttttggacatacgccattgctaagaactttttctgtttgaagaaaaactaataaataaaataaataaataaaaatactcaaaaaaagacaaaaaacacacaaaattaagcaaacaattgctgttgtcaacaaggatatgaacaccacaaaatattccgaaacaggaatatggtcagcaaacaaacaaagaaaaacaaagaaaaatgtactaagagaacgaaaaaatccccacaaatgatgacaacacaaaaatattgaaacccaaaataattcagcacaacagttgaagcgagacaaaaaacatgacaaaacgaaaagacaaacaaatacaatagttttaccaaaacagaaacaagcgacgtttcaggaactgctatctgctcccatcctccatgtgcgtctctgcctgaggacgggagcatatagcagttcccgaaacgtcgcttgtttctgtttaggtaaaactattgtatttgtttgtcttttcgttttgtcatgttttttgtctcgcttcaactgttgtgctgaattattttgggtttcaatatttttgtgttgtcatcatttgtggggattttttcgttctcttagtacatttttctttgtttttctttgtttgtttgctgaccatattcctgtttcggaatattttgtggtgttcatatccttgttgacaacagcaattgtttgcttaattttgtgtgttttttgtcttttttttgagtatttttatttatttattttatttattagtttttcttcaaacagaaaaagttcttagcaatggcgtatgtccaaaaacttacatcaagtcatacaaTTGTAGTTGAAGATACACTTCAAAGGGCAGGGGCCCGATTCTTGATGCTGTCGGAATAATTCCAATAGCAGATTGATGTGCAAGTTTTATTCCCACAGACAGCTAAATGTCTATTTTTGAAACTGCAACAGCAGCCATCagaatcaacattgtcgggttgACGAAAAGTCTCTATGGAAGCGTGGCAACGTTGTTTTCtttgttgacgtcactggtaggaGGCCAATTACGAGGGAAGGACCATTTTAATGGaagtatattataatttttttttcattatgttcatcTTTTTTCTCTAGTTGATGGACGTGGAAGTTaggtgtataaataaataagtaataattaaaaatgagttgTAAAGTTATGCCTGAGAAGTGGAAAATTCTATGACATAcgaaaaaacaaaatgttttaagcAGGGTAATATACTGTGTAATGCAATTGTAAACTTTATATCTTGTTGGAAAAGGTACtacaaacacaaaaatatttactaaaatgttTACAGATTCATGGTTTTgtttgacgtcgaccggggctacgccctctaagcccgatgtgcctcacgtctCGCCCTTGCAGGCCCCTCCTCCCACCTCCACCCTCTATGACCCGGGCGTAGTGACCCGCGCCCACCGGTGTGACGGCAGTGCTTCGCTCCCGAGTgatgccgagcgaggacgaacaTTCCCGAGacagactttatttaatattcaattagttatgtaatataatttgttttcagaCAGTAGACTAATTTAATGAAGGGTTTATGTATGTTAATtctagggatgggtcgattcgattctccgattcctcgataccaccgattattaaaaaatttgggtactcagtatcgggtactaaaaaagggcaaggtaggttaggaatcggttaagttaagaaaatacagaagtaatatattttcgtctgaactttacttacttattttaatacatcttacctgccgtatgcgcataaaattcctaataatgctcattattattaaatattaattttatacgaataaaaataaataaaaacaatgttaccgggcatgtttaacctctaattaaaactccacgatcgaagaacattattcctcactcatgtattagacgtaaataaattgtaaaaagacttattaattttatttgcagttaagaaaagtccattgttttttgtgaagaaagtgacggttatgaaacgagttcacatcacgtgtcgtcaccattttagttgtgagccattcaagcatagagtaagtaaagggagaggcgccactcccatagtaatgatcgtttgcttaaatttgtaaacaaaacccttgcgatcataccatttctttgcaacttgacaacgaaaaaattacagccagatacaacctgagaaaggtttagcgtgTGATAGTTGGCACTGTTGGCACCTTTGTTGttgtcatattttatatttttttcgataaaggctactgatattgtaaaattgctttatgttagtccttataatgggacgttaaactatttccgcaatagaaaaaaaaatgtattgattgAAGGTAGATATGAACTCTCAATGGTCACTTTCAAGCCATGACGCCTTTACCCACAAGACCACCAATCTATCTTACAATTGATTCAACaagtgtatgtatttataaaatatttttctgcactagtaaagtccaaattaattatacagccagattgaaactaatgatcgtttagtaatgaattttatttctgtttattatatttattttccattccatttttaatttttttttaattttcaacttcaaaaactacagtagcagccctagcaggtaatatggagaacgacaggccaacgtgctctaattttcgttttcggcaatatgccacgcagcatctagttttcagtgacatttaaaaaatatatacttttactttcaaatcccattattaccacgagacaatacaaagatggccgtatgtaattataataactggatatgtaataaactaaagagatcaaaaattgtaattttttttccgatgttggtgaaacatggtatgatctcatttttaaggattcagtttgtcctatctactgtcac
This genomic stretch from Bacillus rossius redtenbacheri isolate Brsri chromosome 16, Brsri_v3, whole genome shotgun sequence harbors:
- the LOC134540488 gene encoding uncharacterized protein LOC134540488 isoform X3 encodes the protein MATERMCLEDPVRLEPCDGGLSSVKEEVKSEDEADWSTAPAMTVTGPSIKVKEEMTFEDGVLIGQLDGTFSLAGC